Within the Pseudoxanthomonas sp. Root65 genome, the region GGACCGGGTGACACACCTGATGAATCCCCTGAACGTGGTGCGCTGGAACACCGACAAGCACTATCTCGCCGATCTGGCGACCGTGGGCATTCCGGTTGTTCCCACCCGGTTCGTCGAGCCCGACGCCGAGCCGATGGACGCATTGGCTGCCTTCCTGGATGAGTTCGATGCCGGGGAGTTCGTCGTCAAGCCCACGGTCAGCGCCGGCGCCCGCGACACCCAGCGCTACGCCCGCGACCAGCAGTTCGTGGCCGGCAACCACATCGGCCGCCTGCTGGAGCAGGAGCGCAGCGTCATGCTGCAGCCTTACGTGGCCTCGGTCGACCGGCACGGCGAAACCGCGCTGCTCTATTTCAACGGACGGTTCAGCCACGCCGCCCGCAAGGGTGCGCAACTGCCGCCCGGCGAAGGCGCGCGGCAGGCGCCCATGGCTCTGGGCGATATCGTCGCCACGACCGCCACGCCCGCGGAACAGGCGCTGGCCGAACGGATCCTTACCGCCGCCATGCGGCTGCGACAGCTCGAAGACCCCATCGCCTACGCGCGCGTCGATCTGCTGACCGGCGCCGATGGCCTGCCGCAGTTGCTCGAACTGGAACTGACCGAGCCCTCGCTGTTCTTCGCCCAGGCCCCCGGCAGCGCCGCTCGTTTCGCGGCCGTGCTGGCGTCCCGGCTGGCGGACGGTACCGTACGGGCTCGCATGGCCACCGCCTGACGGCTAAAATCCCGGGTCTGCCCTCGGCCAGCCGCCGCGGCCGGGCCTCACCGTCGCATACAGGAATTCCCGCAGGATGAAGATTCTCGTCGCCTACAAGCGCGTGGTGGACTACAACGTCCGCATCCAGGTCAAGCCGGACGGCTCCGGCGTGGTCACCGACGGCGTCAAGCTGTCCCCCAACCCCTTCGACGAGATCGCGCTGGAAGAAGCCCTGCGCCTGCGCGACAAGGGCATCGCCACCGACGTCGTGGTCGCCACCATCGCCCCCGCCGACGCCCAGGCCCACCTGCGCAACGGCCTGGCCATGGGTGCCAACCGCGCCATCCACGTGGTCACCGACCAGGCCATCCAGCCGCTGACCGCCGCCCGCACCCTGCTGAAGCTGGTCGAGAAGGAGGCGCCCGACCTGGTGATCCTCGGCAAGCAGGCCATCGACGACGACGCCAACCAGACCGGCCAGATGCTGGCCACGCTGTGGGGCCGCCCGCAGGCCACCTTCGCCGGCAAGCTCGACATCGCCGACGGCAAGGCTACGGTGGTGCGCGAAGTCGACGCCGGCCTGGAAA harbors:
- a CDS encoding electron transfer flavoprotein subunit beta/FixA family protein, with protein sequence MKILVAYKRVVDYNVRIQVKPDGSGVVTDGVKLSPNPFDEIALEEALRLRDKGIATDVVVATIAPADAQAHLRNGLAMGANRAIHVVTDQAIQPLTAARTLLKLVEKEAPDLVILGKQAIDDDANQTGQMLATLWGRPQATFAGKLDIADGKATVVREVDAGLETLEVDLPAVVTTDLRLNEPRFIKLPDIMKAKSKPLETLQLADLGVDAADTHKTTHYAPPAKRSKGVMVKDAAELVAALKQKGLL